The Methanobacterium formicicum genome segment AAAAGAAGAAGGAAAGGTGGAATCTCAGGAAGAAGAGGTGGATGTAAAAAAACTCCTGAAAACTAAGGGGAAAAAGAAACAGCGCATTTATGGTAAACGGATGGATTCTAAGACTCAGAAAGGCCGTTACATAAAAAGCAAACTTCCTAAAGACTCTTCTGGAGATATTGCCATTGACGCCACATTGCGGGCGGCAGCAATGAGTTCCAATGGTGGAATTAAGGTTAAAAGTGAGGATTTGCGTCATAAAATCCGTAAACATGGCGCCAAGGCATCCATTGCCATGGTGGTGGATATCAGTGGGTCCATGTTCTCTGACCGAAAGGCCAATAAATTGAAGGGAATTTTAAACAGTGTAATCGAGGATGCCAACCGGCACCACGACCGTATCAGTGTGGTGGGATTTAAAGGGGAAAAGGCAGAGGTAATTATTCCTACTACTGGCCGGGCCACTTCTTTCCGGGAACAGGTGGATAACATCCGGGTTGGTGGAACCACTCCCCTGGCTGCTGGGATGCAGAAGGGGCTGGAGATTCTGGAGAAGGAGAAATTAAAGGCGGAATTTGTTCCATTTCTACTGGTACTCTCGGATGGTATGCCCAATGTGGCCTTGGAAGAGGGTCCCATGAAGGACGCCCTTAATATCGCTGAGAAAATCAAGGAAAAAGAGATACACACTGTGATCATAAACTTTGAAAGGTCGGTGCGCTATGGTCATGAAGTGAACATGGAACTGGCCCTGGCTGCCGGGGGACGCTACTACGACCTGGAAGATTTAAAGGATCCCGCCGGAGCCATGGCCAAGTTACTGGAATATGAGCGGGAAAATCTTTAGATCATAGTGCAATCAGATTTAAATATTCGATATTGGCATTTTTTTTTTATCCTATTTAGCGCCTGTCCTGATAAAAAGATTCTTTTTTAAATCATTTTTAAGGTGACTAATTAAGAATTAAAAATAAACTAATTAAAAATTAAAAAAAATTGTAAAAAAGAAGCAGGTTAAACTATTTTTAATGTCTGTAAAATCTGTTTATATGCTTCTTCTGTCTGGTTCAAGGTAAGAGGGCTGCAAATGTATTCAAGGGTGTAGTAGTAATTATTTTTTTCAATGATGGTTGTTTTTTGGGCTGTGTTCTGGCTGTAACTTCCCATCTGGATGGCAGCGAGGTTGGAAACCCCTACGTTGACTGCTGATGAATTGCTGGTGTTGGTGATTAGAGAGGTGGCATTGGGTGCACTAACTAAACCCTGGGGTTTGGGCTGCATACTGACTATTATGAAAGCAGAAGAATCCTGGCCAGTCACTCCCGTGGTGTATTTTAATGTAACCTCGGAGTAGATGGTGTTCTGACTGAAATTCCCTATTACATGGTCCTGTGCCCATGCATTAGGATATTGAAAGCTCATCTGACCTTTCTGGAAACTGTTGTTTCCATATAGGCTCATAGCAACAACAAAGGCTAATACTACCACTAATATAACCACAGCCGCTAAAATCAGGTTTTGCCTTTCCATATTATCATATTCCTACCTGTTTTACACCTAAAATTTCATTTTCCATGTTCATTCAACGGGCTATCAAAATAACATCCTAATTGTATTTACTATTATGTTTTTTTAGGTTGTAAATACCTTTGGATGAAAATCTTCATTATAGGTGAAAATAAAAATTTAATTCCAGATCTGGTATGAATATGAGTTCCATATACTCTGAATCAGGTATTGAAAGTATCGTGTTTTTTTCAGATTGAGAAAAAAACCGTTTTAAAATTTATTTTCAAACAAAAACCTTTTAAAAAATCCAGTTTATGAATTGATCCCTAAAATGATTTATTTTTGAGGTGGTGTAAAGGACTAAATACCAGTAATTTCAAAACACATGTTCACAGATTGGATTTATACGGTTTAGTCAAATCCCATCTTAACATTAAAATCTTTAAATTTTGATTCCATGCCTCATAAAGTAGTTATATACCACGCAGAACAGTGTGATCCGAAAAAGTGCACCACCCGTAAACTGGCTAAGCAAAAGGAAATCAGGATGGTTTCTCGTCTGAACCAGATCCCCCGAGGTGCCCTGGTACTGGACCCCTTCTCACCCAAGGCAGTCTCCCCCGAAGACCATGATTTAGTAGTTGAAAAAGGGATTGTAGGCCTTGATTGTTCATGGAAGCGGATTGACAAGTCTTCGGCCATGTTCAGGGGAACAGAGACTCATCGCTCCCTTCCTTTCATGGTGGCAGCCAACCCCACCAATTATGGTAAACCCTGTATACTGTCCACTGCCGAGGCAGTGGCAGCAACCTTATATATAGTGGGGCTTAAAGATAATGCTATTCAGATTATGTCCCACTTCAAGTGGGGACCTCATTTTCTGGAGCTTAATCATGAGCTCTTAGAGGCATACTCCCGGGCTCGTAGCAGTCGGGAAGTTGTAGATATTCAGAATGAATTCATAGGAGGCTAAATAATGGCTAGATTCGAAGAAGCAGAGAACAGAATATTCAAGATCAAGATTTGTCTCAAATGTAACGCTCGAAACCCACCAACCGCCAAGACCTGTCGTAAGTGTGGATACAAGGGCTTGAGATACAAAGCCAAAGAACCAAGAGGATAAATATTTTTCCTAATCATATCCTCTATGACTAGTTCTAGGGGGATTGGGAAAATAATATCTTATTTTATTTATTTTAATTTTTAATCAAATAATCAAGTTACAATTATCAGTTAATTAATTGAAAAATTGCAATTATAATTTTATTATTATACAGGATGTGATCTTGGTGAAGGTAGAAGAATACTTAACTGAATCCCTGAAAAAGGGTAAACTTCATTTAACTCTTCTTGATCCAGAAGAGCAGGACCCTCAAAAGGCCCTGGAAATTGCTACCGAAGCGGTGGCCGGGGGTACTGATGGAATTATGCTAGGTGGGTCCACCACCGACTCCCAGGATCTGGATGCAACTGCCAAAATACTCCAGGAGAACCTGGATGTGCCCATAATCCTCTTTCCCGGTAACACCACTGGAGTGAGCAGTTACGCTGATGCCATATTTTTCATGAGTTTACTTAATTCCAACAATCCTTACTGGATTATCGGTGCACAAGCATTAGGGTCTCCAAAAATCAAAAAAATCGGAATCGAAACCATCCCCATGGGATACGTTATTGTACAGCCCGGTGGAACTGCTGGATGGGTGGGAGATGCCAAACTTATCCCCCAAAACAAATCAGACATTGCTGCGGCCTATGCCATGGCTGCAGAGTTCCTGGGAATGAGATTATTCTACCTGGAGGCGGGTTCCGGAGCAGAACAGCCCATACCTCCCGAGATGATCCAGAAGGTTAAAATGTTAACCAACCATGTGGTACTGGTAGGTGGAGGTATCCGGACCGGAGAAGATGCCCGAAAAGCAGTCCAGGCCGGCGCAGATATCATTGTTACCGGAACCGTGGTGGAAAACACCTCCCACATAAAGGAAAAAATAGCCGGAATTGTGGAAGGGATTAAATCCATTTAAAATTTATATCCACTCTTTTTTTTTATTTCCATTAATTTTTACACTTATATTTCGGCCGGGTTTATTCTTTCTCCATTTATTCCATGTATGGGTCCTATCCGTTGTTATTTTATGGGGTTTTTCAAGGTATAGTATTAGTAATCCTCAAGTCTAAATGGAAAAAAATTTATTCCCCAGACAGGGTAATATTACATCGAGAGGTGAAACCATGTGTGAGTCAAATGGATACGATTTCATAGCTAGTAAGTTAAAGGAAAACCTGGATCTTAAAAAATCTCCAGTAGCCATAAAATTCGTTTTAAGAGAAAAAGATATTCCTGAAGGCATCCCCAAAGTTGATGAAGCATTAAGACACTGTGAACTGGTGCAGAAAGCCAGTAAAGGTGATGTTTTTTATGCCACAGTTGAGGAACAGAAGTGTAAAGGAGGAGCAGCTGCACTGGGCCTTATGGATGCCCCGGAGAAGATCAAGACTGGTGAGTTCTACTATGAACTGGGCCGTTTTTCGGGTTTAGGATCCGCCAAAAAAACCATGGAATCCATACCCAAGGTCGACCCCATAATGTACGCCCTTTTATATGCTCCCCTGGATAAGGCCACCTTTGACCCGGATGTTATTGTACTCATAGTTAACCCTGCTCAGGCCATGAAGCTTTCACAGGCCCTGGTTTACACCATGGGTGGACGGGTGGAAGTGGACTTTGCGGGAATCCAGTCCATCTGTGCCGATGCAGTTGCTGGACCGTTCACACGCCGCCAGCCTAACATCACCCTGGGATGCAGTGGTTCCAGAGGATATGCTGATATAAAAGAGGATGAGGTTATTGTAGGCCTCACTGGAGAAAACATTGGTTGTGTGGTCAATGCCCTGGAAAATATGAGTTAAGTTTATAATACCTTTATTTTAATTTCTTTTTTCAGGTTCCAAAATCAATTTAATTTTTTTAAACCATCTAAAACCTTAAGATAATCATGGTACCGGTTTATATTAACCAGTTCTAATTCATTCTCTCCCGGAACCCCGTAAAGTGACACTCCCTCCGCCACCATCCTCCGTAGTATGGGGTTAAGATTATCCTCTGCACCAGAAAGATAACGCTTCAAGAGCGATGTGTGACAGGCAAAGGGCATCCCTAATCCTTCAGCACTATTAAGATATCCGGTTCGGCCTCGGGCCAGAATAGATATTGTATTCTCGGAGTCCTGGCTATTGGTAAGCTGGTCCAGGAGGTTCTGTATGGTAGGAGTGGTGACAGTGGGCTGATCCCCAGCCAGGCACAAACAATAGTCATATTTGGAGTTAAGCACTCCATTGAGGAGTGTTTGGGATAACTCCACCTCTACCTCGGGATTTTCAATTATATGGAGGCGAGAATCAGTTATACTCTCTAATACGGGGTATAATTCGTCCATAAAATGTCCAAGAACCACGATGCACTCGTCAATATCAGTACGCAGTGCATTTTTGACTGTGAAATTTATGAGAGGGTCTCCGTTGATTTCAAGAAGTAATTTATGCCTTATTTCCATTCCCTTACTTTTAAGGTCTTCTCTCATTCGCCGGTTTTTACCAGCGGCAGTTATGATACATGATACTCCGTTCATGGGTGTTACTCCTGATGGGGGTTAATCTGGAAAAATAAATCAAAGAAGGGTTGTGGGGAGGTCAAGTTAATCTGACGATCTCGGCGTGAATCACCAGGCCGGCTCCACTTCCTTCCGTCCACATAACAATTTTTATGGGGTAGTTCAGATTGTTGTAGACTTTTACCCCTACGGTAGGGCTGGTGTCGTAGGCAATGGCCAGTTCATCCCATCTAATTCCGCTGGGCAGGGGTAGACCAGCTGATGTGGTGGCTCCCCGGAGGGATCTGGCTGCCGGGCATACTCCGTGCACCGCGGATCCACCGGTGGCATTGGGGTCAATGCAGGGTTCAAATCCAATATTTTCTTTCCCATTGGACCCGGTTTTTGGGGGTATTATGGTGCCGTTCCAGGCCCGGGCGAAGGACATGGCATTGTATGCCCGAGCGGAATCCCCGTATTCTGGGTGGGATCCCAGAGCTTCAGTGTAACTGGAGGTCACATTTTCATTGTGGGTTCCCATATAGGCCATTACTGGTGAGCCACTGGGATAATTTTTCATGTAGGTCACCACCGAGTCCCCGAAGAAGGTTTTTATATCCTCCGGAACGACCTGGTTTCTACCGTCACTGAATCCAGTGAGGGAATAATCAAGGTATATGTAATCTCCCACCGATGATTTATTATACCATTTCGTAAAGGTGGTGATACTCACGTATTCATGGGGAATGGTGTCATTTTTAATATCTGATGCCGCAATGGTTTTCAGCAGTTCACCAGATTTACCTCCTTCCCTGATCTCCACTCCATCCTTGGTTTTAACCCCCACGGTATACCCGGTCTTGTATCCCCATACAAATGTTTGTGGGGGGTTCACGACCAGTTTTTGACCCTGGACACTTAAATAACCCGGGCCCTCGAATCCCTGGGCCACTCCCTGGGAAGAAATACTGCCGTTGGCTAGAATGGACAGGGGTGTTTCCAGTGTCCCAGTTAGAAATCCACTGATAATCTGGGGGTATTTTTCTTCTTCCAGTAAATTTTGCAGGTATTCAAAATGATATAAAACCGGCACTTTCCTTACTTTAGCATCATCCACCACTTTCATACCAGAAACCACGGTATCGCCAATGGATAGGGCAGATATCTCTTCTGGTTTTTGTGGGGGGAAATAGCCTTCAATGTTGTTACCAACAAAACTAAAACTTATTATAATTATTATCAGAATACCAAAGGCTAATATTGGATTTAACATTGATCTGCGCATTTTTTAAGCCTCCCCTCTCAAATATTATTTCTATTATTTTGCCGCAAGGGCCTCCTTTAAACACTGGGTGATCTCTATAATTTTCCGCTGCCCGTTACCCCCAATAAATACATGGGGATATTCTTCAGAGCATTGGAGTGCAAATTCAACCACATCATCTACATCAGTTAGATTGTAAACTTTTCCCTGGTATTCCTCTTCCTCCAGTACTTTCTGCACTTCTTGGCGGGTGTCGTCCAGTCCAGGGAAAAGGGCTATGATCGGGCAACCAGTTTTAGAAGCTTCCCGGAAAATATCCAAACGGCACATTTCACCCTTACGGGGAGTTCCCAGGATTATAACCGGAAATTTAACTTCATTAAGAACTGCAGCAGCAGCATCGGCATTATCAGTTTTGCCAACCACTATCTGGGAATGGGGGAGATTGATAACTGAGGCTCTCCCTGGCAAAACTTGGAACTCTTTAAGGGTTTTTTCAATGGTCTCTTTGGATATTCCCATTATTTCTGCTGCTTTTGATGCAGCAGCTGCATTCTCACGATTGAAATCTCCAAATAAGTTTAATTTATAGGGAGTTTTGGTGAAAAGGTGAGTTTCTCCTGCTGTTTCACTTAACGCGTCCAGACTTTTATTGTCTTGATTTAAAACAATTTTTTTCCCGGTTACGAATTTCTGTAAGGATTTCCGGTAATTTTCCAGGGAGTGGTGTACTTCCAGATGGTCTCGGCCTACGTTGGTCACCACCACCAGGTCAAAGTCAAAGTTGTGGTTACAGAAGTCCAGGGTCATATCGCAGACTTCTACCAGGAGAACATCGTAATCATGGGTGGCTGCTTCTAAAATCACTTCAGTGTAGCCTTTAAAGCCCCCACCTGCATTTCCACCAGTAAGAACATTCAAACCGGCATTTTCCAGTATGCTGGCAATCATCATGGTGGTGGTGGTCTTTCCATTGGTACCAGTGACACCAATGGTGAATAGGGAACGATGAGAAGTTACAACATCGGATAAGAGCTTATTTTCAGACTTAATTTGTTGAAAAGCAGGTTTATTCCATAAACCCGGGCTCAAAACCACTAAATCAGAGTCTTCAATTTTTCCAAAATCATGAAATCCCCGATCAACATCCAGACCTTCAACTGCTTCTAATTCAACGTCCAGATTGACATCGGAAGCATAAACAGTATAACCGTGATTGAGAAGAGATTCAACAGCATTAAGGCCCTCTACTCCCAAACCAATCACTGCAGCATTCATTATAACAACCATTTTAATTTTCCAAAAGAGTGTATCACTATCACGTATATAACAATAGGTTGGCATTTTTAATATATAACTATAACTCCAGCAATGCCCTCCTATGTTATATAACCGTTTTAAGAGTGTATAAAGTTCTTTAAAGCTTAAATAAAATTTTTATTGGCATGAGGAATATTATAAATCCATAATATTGTAAAAATATTCATTATTAAATGGTTAATTTTTCCTGTTTTTCTATTCTTTAAACTCTGGCGGTAATCAGAAGTTTGTACTAAAATTTTTAGGTTGTTACCCCAAACCATATACCATAATCCAACCAATACATTTTAAACAACTTAAACAGTTTAGGGTAAAAAACTTTTAATTAATTAACAGAAATTATTAACAAATTTTAAGGATAGATACCACTTATAATTTGTACTAGATCATCCAGGTGTCACCTATGAACACGATAAAAGATCTTTCTAAGGAAATTGTAAAACGCATCGAAGACATAGCCCAACCAGTGAAGATAATGCATGTCTGCGGATCCCATGAACACACAATAATGCAGCATGGTATTCGGACTCTGCTACCTCCAGAGGTGGAAGTGGTAGCGGGCCCCGGATGTCCGGTGTGCTGTGTACCCGCCCGTGAGGTGGAGGAATGTCTGCAACTGGCTAAACAGGGAGTAACCATTGCCACCTTTGGTGACATGTTAAGGGTTCCCGGGGGAAGTGGAACACTATCTGAAGCAAAAGCAGAAGGAGCAGATGTTAGAATAGTGTATGGAGTAAACAATGCCGTGGAATTAGCTCAAAAAATTGATAACGATGTGGTTTTCATGGCCGCAGGATTTGAAACCACCGCACCAACTACTGCTGCGGAAATCGTTGCCAATCCTCCAGAAAACTTCTCAGTTCTTTCCTGTCACAGAATGATACCACCTGCACTCCAGTTCTTAATTGAATCCGGGGAAGTGAATCTCAACGCCCTCATAGAACCGGGTCATGTGTCCACCATCATCGGAACCAAACCTTACGATATTTTCTCAGAGAAATACGAAATTCCTCAAGTGGTAACTGGTTTCAACCCCATGGACGTTCTCATAGCAGTGTACCTGATTTTGAAACAGCTCCATGAAGACAAGGCATTCGTACAAAATGAATATAAACGGGCAGTTCGAGAAGAAGGAAATTTAAAAGCACAGGAACTTCTCGACGAAGTATTTTACATTAAAACCAAGGAATGGAGAGGTTTCCCTCCTATACCTAACTCGGTTATGGAAATCAAGGATGAATTCAGCCAGGTCAATGCCCGGGAACGATTCGATATCGAAGTGGGCAATATCCCGGAAGTGGTCAGTGGTTGTATCTGTGGAGCTATACTCCGGGGAGTAGCCCGTCCTGAGGATTGCCGACTTTTCCGTAAAGAGTGCAACCCCACTAATCCCATCGGAGCATGCATGGTTAGTAAGGAAGGAACCTGCAATATAGCTCATCGCTATGGTTCATTTTAAACCAGGTATTGAGTGTTAATGGTAAATCAGTAGGACTATAATCTGTTCTGGGAAAATTAATGGATAAACATGGTGAAATAGCTTGATTAAAGCCGTAGCTGTAGATGTTGATGGAACCATAACTGATAGCCGGCGAAGACTGTGCTGCAGTGCAATGGAATCCCTTCGTTCTGCCGAAGAAAAAGGCATACCTGTAATCATAGTCACCGGGAACATCCTCCCGGTCACCAAAACTCTTTCCATATTCATGGGTACTTCCGGAGGGTTAGTAGCTGAAAATGGGGGTGTTATAGAATCACCCCAGGGCAGGAAGATATTAGGGGATATTGAAAAGTGTCAAAGGGCCTATGAATTTTTAAAAACAAAGTATGCCCTGGAAAAAGTGGATTTTTCCCAAGAAAGGGTTTCCGAAATTGCCTTTTATAGGACACTTCCCGTAGAATTGATTAAAGATGCACTGAAGGATTTTGACGTGAAGATATACGATACCAGATTTGCACTGCACATCACTGATCCAGCAGTGGATAAGGGGTCCGCCCTGGTTCGTGTGGCTGAGGATATGGGTATCCGGCCAGAGGAGATCCTGGCCATAGGGGACAGTGAAAATGACCTAGAATTTCTAAAAGTAGCGGGATTGAAGGTGGCAGTGGCCAATGCCAACCCCGAGCTCAAAGCCCGAGCCGACTACGTAACTGAAAAATCCTATGGAGATGGAGTCAAAGAAGCTTTAGAGAGGTTTTTACCATGATAAATGAGATAAGCAACCGTGCATTAGATTACGCTCTTAAAAGCGCTGATCAGGCGGAGGTATACGTCGAGATCAGTGATGGTGTGGATGCAACCATTCAGAACGACCAAGTGGACTTTGCCAAGGAATCCTACTCTATGGGCGTGGGTATCCGGGTCATCTGTGACGGTAAAATGGGTTTTGCATACACCACTCAAAGTGAAAGAATAGAAGAAACAGTCCAAAACGCAATCTCCAATGCCCAGGCAAATCTGGTGGATGAAAATTTAGCATTCGCCCTTAAATCAAATTATTCTCCTATTAAAGGAGTTTACGATGGAAAAATTAACACCCTGGAACTGGAGGACACTATTGAACTGGGAAAATCCATGATCAGCACGGTACTGGAAAATAAATGCCAACCAACCTCTGGCGGGGTAACGGCTAGCTGTTTGAAAATTTTAATAACCAACTCCAATGGAATGGTCTGTGAAGATAAAGCCACCTATTTCTCCGGGTATATTGCAGTGAACACCCCTGACCGGGAAGGTGTC includes the following:
- a CDS encoding nucleotidyltransferase family protein, which encodes MNGVSCIITAAGKNRRMREDLKSKGMEIRHKLLLEINGDPLINFTVKNALRTDIDECIVVLGHFMDELYPVLESITDSRLHIIENPEVEVELSQTLLNGVLNSKYDYCLCLAGDQPTVTTPTIQNLLDQLTNSQDSENTISILARGRTGYLNSAEGLGMPFACHTSLLKRYLSGAEDNLNPILRRMVAEGVSLYGVPGENELELVNINRYHDYLKVLDGLKKLN
- a CDS encoding phosphoglycolate phosphatase; this translates as MIKAVAVDVDGTITDSRRRLCCSAMESLRSAEEKGIPVIIVTGNILPVTKTLSIFMGTSGGLVAENGGVIESPQGRKILGDIEKCQRAYEFLKTKYALEKVDFSQERVSEIAFYRTLPVELIKDALKDFDVKIYDTRFALHITDPAVDKGSALVRVAEDMGIRPEEILAIGDSENDLEFLKVAGLKVAVANANPELKARADYVTEKSYGDGVKEALERFLP
- the hypD gene encoding hydrogenase formation protein HypD, with product MKDLSKEIVKRIEDIAQPVKIMHVCGSHEHTIMQHGIRTLLPPEVEVVAGPGCPVCCVPAREVEECLQLAKQGVTIATFGDMLRVPGGSGTLSEAKAEGADVRIVYGVNNAVELAQKIDNDVVFMAAGFETTAPTTAAEIVANPPENFSVLSCHRMIPPALQFLIESGEVNLNALIEPGHVSTIIGTKPYDIFSEKYEIPQVVTGFNPMDVLIAVYLILKQLHEDKAFVQNEYKRAVREEGNLKAQELLDEVFYIKTKEWRGFPPIPNSVMEIKDEFSQVNARERFDIEVGNIPEVVSGCICGAILRGVARPEDCRLFRKECNPTNPIGACMVSKEGTCNIAHRYGSF
- a CDS encoding 50S ribosomal protein L40e, translating into MARFEEAENRIFKIKICLKCNARNPPTAKTCRKCGYKGLRYKAKEPRG
- a CDS encoding DUF169 domain-containing protein encodes the protein MCESNGYDFIASKLKENLDLKKSPVAIKFVLREKDIPEGIPKVDEALRHCELVQKASKGDVFYATVEEQKCKGGAAALGLMDAPEKIKTGEFYYELGRFSGLGSAKKTMESIPKVDPIMYALLYAPLDKATFDPDVIVLIVNPAQAMKLSQALVYTMGGRVEVDFAGIQSICADAVAGPFTRRQPNITLGCSGSRGYADIKEDEVIVGLTGENIGCVVNALENMS
- a CDS encoding geranylgeranylglyceryl/heptaprenylglyceryl phosphate synthase, translating into MVKVEEYLTESLKKGKLHLTLLDPEEQDPQKALEIATEAVAGGTDGIMLGGSTTDSQDLDATAKILQENLDVPIILFPGNTTGVSSYADAIFFMSLLNSNNPYWIIGAQALGSPKIKKIGIETIPMGYVIVQPGGTAGWVGDAKLIPQNKSDIAAAYAMAAEFLGMRLFYLEAGSGAEQPIPPEMIQKVKMLTNHVVLVGGGIRTGEDARKAVQAGADIIVTGTVVENTSHIKEKIAGIVEGIKSI
- a CDS encoding DUF367 family protein; its protein translation is MPHKVVIYHAEQCDPKKCTTRKLAKQKEIRMVSRLNQIPRGALVLDPFSPKAVSPEDHDLVVEKGIVGLDCSWKRIDKSSAMFRGTETHRSLPFMVAANPTNYGKPCILSTAEAVAATLYIVGLKDNAIQIMSHFKWGPHFLELNHELLEAYSRARSSREVVDIQNEFIGG
- a CDS encoding Mur ligase family protein — encoded protein: MVVIMNAAVIGLGVEGLNAVESLLNHGYTVYASDVNLDVELEAVEGLDVDRGFHDFGKIEDSDLVVLSPGLWNKPAFQQIKSENKLLSDVVTSHRSLFTIGVTGTNGKTTTTMMIASILENAGLNVLTGGNAGGGFKGYTEVILEAATHDYDVLLVEVCDMTLDFCNHNFDFDLVVVTNVGRDHLEVHHSLENYRKSLQKFVTGKKIVLNQDNKSLDALSETAGETHLFTKTPYKLNLFGDFNRENAAAASKAAEIMGISKETIEKTLKEFQVLPGRASVINLPHSQIVVGKTDNADAAAAVLNEVKFPVIILGTPRKGEMCRLDIFREASKTGCPIIALFPGLDDTRQEVQKVLEEEEYQGKVYNLTDVDDVVEFALQCSEEYPHVFIGGNGQRKIIEITQCLKEALAAK
- a CDS encoding vWA domain-containing protein: MKLKTLKKEEGKVESQEEEVDVKKLLKTKGKKKQRIYGKRMDSKTQKGRYIKSKLPKDSSGDIAIDATLRAAAMSSNGGIKVKSEDLRHKIRKHGAKASIAMVVDISGSMFSDRKANKLKGILNSVIEDANRHHDRISVVGFKGEKAEVIIPTTGRATSFREQVDNIRVGGTTPLAAGMQKGLEILEKEKLKAEFVPFLLVLSDGMPNVALEEGPMKDALNIAEKIKEKEIHTVIINFERSVRYGHEVNMELALAAGGRYYDLEDLKDPAGAMAKLLEYERENL